Proteins encoded within one genomic window of Eleutherodactylus coqui strain aEleCoq1 chromosome 1, aEleCoq1.hap1, whole genome shotgun sequence:
- the LOC136586700 gene encoding transmembrane protein 198, whose translation MAFQSSPFVLPGVSQHFNIQDVDTGQEDPFENLCSLENGRHYDVVPTVVCSLCCLFGLVYIFFGYRCFKAIMFLSGLLAGSAVIFLLCYKERILETQLSLELSAGIALGIGLLCGLVTMLVHSVGLFMTGLILGLLLATACLVGLEQFYHPPTAWIPIGVMMGSAMLFAVLTLQWQKLFTVISTATFGAALLTVCTDYFIEMLLLVQYVYNLLRLEVSHPLCWFSWVVLGIWPVLSILGVVVQWKLTAEGFSHTNVIISRRQKRLQLLRIRQKEAKKRQSITAQEGTYRRKANPMKRYTGDILAPSYLQSLRERQTGTGTSMSSLNTNMQTIVDMDYECGSTVPLTATTPVIRV comes from the exons ATGGCATTTCAGTCGTCGCCTTTTGTTCTGCCCGGCGTTTCGCAGCACTTCAACATTCAGGATGTTGACACCGGGCAAGAGGATCCTTTTGAGAACTTATGTAGCCTGGAGAATGGACGGCATTATGATGTGGTTCCAACGGTGGTGTGTTCCTTGTGCTGCCTCTTtggacttgtatatattttttttg GTTACAGGTGCTTCAAAGCCATCATGTTCCTCTCAGGGCTGCTGGCTGGTTCAGCGgtcatttttttactttgttaCAAAGAGCGAATCTTGGAAACTCAGCTGAGCCTGGAGTTAAGTGCGGGGATCGCCCTGGGCATCGGCCTGCTTTGTGGACTGGTCACTATGCTTGTGCACAGTGTGGGCCTATTTATGACGGGCCTGATTCTTGGACTTCTGCTGGCCACGGCTTGTCTTGTTGGCTTGGAGCAGTTCTACCATCCACCTACAGCCTGGATCCCTATAGGAGTAATGATGGGCTCCGCCATGCTCTTCGCTGTATTGACTCTGCAGTGGCAGAAGCTTTTCACTGTGATTTCCACCGCCACGTTTGGAGCTGCTCTATTGACTGTGTGCACAGATTACTTCATTGAAATGCTGCTGCTGGTCCAGTACGTCTACAACCTCCTCCGCCTTGAAGTATCGCATCCCCTCTGCTGGTTCAGTTGGGTGGTTCTTGGCATCTGGCCAGTGTTAAgcattctgggagttgtagtccagtGGAAGCTCACAGCCGAAGGCTTCTCGCATACTAATG TGATTATAAGCAGACGGCAGAAGCGCCTCCAGCTGCTGAGGATCCGACAGAAAGAGGCCAAAAAACGTCAGAGCATCACGGCTCAAGAAGGGACGTATCGGCGGAAGGCCAACCCTATGAAGAGATACACGGGGGACATTCTTGCACCG AGTTACTTGCAGAGCCTAAGAGAGCGACAGACCGGCACGGGCACATCCATGAGCAGCCTGAACACCAACATGCAGACTATTGTGGATATGGACTACGAATGTGGCTCTACTGTGCCCCTTACCGCCACTACTCCTGTAATTCGTGTCTGA